A stretch of DNA from Methylobacterium sp. CB376:
TCGGCGCGAAGAGCGAGACCGGCTGGTAGCCCCAGGAGCCGTCGAACGGGTGCTCGGTGATGGGCAGGAGCTCGATATGGGTGAAGCCCATCTCCTTGACGTAGGGGATCAGCCGCGCCGCGAGTTCCCGGTAGGTGAGGTAGCGGTTCCCCTCCTCCGGCACCCGCGCCCAGGAGCCGAGATGCACCTCGTAGATGCTGATCGGGCTGTGGCGGTGGTCGGCCTTGCCGCGGCTGCCCATCCAGGCCCCGTCGCGCCAGCGCGGCTGCGGCCGCCCGTTGAGGCGCGAGGCGGTCTCGGGCGGCTGCTGGGCCGCGAAGGCGACCGGGTCCGCCTTGAGCGGCAGGACCGCGCCGTCCGGGCCGCGGATCTCGAACTTGTAGTTCGTGCCCTTGGGCAGGTCGGGGATGAAGAGTTCCCAGACGCCGCCGTCGTGCCACAGGCGCATCGGGTGGCGGCGCCCGTCCCAGTCGTTGAAGTCGCCGACCACGCTGACGCGCCGGGCATTGGGCGCCCAGACCGCGAAGCGGAAGCCCGGCACGCCGCCGATCGTGTCCGCCTGCCCGCCGAGCACCCGCTGCACCGCGTCGTTGCCGACGTCGCGCAGGAGCCCGATCTCGGCCTGGTTCAGCGTGGTGCCGAACTCGTAGGGGTCGCGCCGCAGCCGCTCGGTGTTGTCCCAGGCCTCGACCGCGATGCGGTAATCCGGGCGGCCCTCATGCGCGAAGGCGCCGACGAAGAAGCCGGCCGGGTGGCGGCGCTCCATCTCGATCCGGGCCTCGCCGAGGATCAGAGCCGCGGCGCGCGCCTCGGGCAGCACGGCCCGCACCTCCCACCGGCCGGGCGAGACCTCGTGCGGACCCAGGACCGCGAACGGATCGCCGTGGCCGGCCGCCATGATCGCCTCGACGGCGTCCGGGTGGAGCCCGGCGTGGCGGGCCGGCACGGCGGGGCGGGGCGCCTGGCCCGGCGCGTCCGGGGCGGCCGCGAAGGCGGCCGCAGGAATCGTCCGGGAGGGCGGGGCCGGCGGGCGGGCGCGGGTCGCGTCAACCGTCATTCGGGCACCTTTCTCATCTGGTCCAGCAGGGAGAGCACGCCGCGGGCCGGAATCTCGATCCAGTCCGGGCGGTTGTTGGCCTCGTAGTCGATCTCGTAGAGCGCCTTGTTCAGCAGGCAGAGGCGCAGCAGGCGCTCGTGAGTGACGTCGTCCGCGACGGCGGCCCGGCTGCCGCGCACGGTGTGCCCGTAGGCCTCCAGGAAGGCGCCCTCGATCAGGCCGCGCCAGGCCGCGACCGCCGCGACCGTGCGGTCCTCGGCCTCGGCGAAGCGGGAGACGATCTCCCGGGTCACCGTCTCGCCGCCATACGCGAAGGAGCGCAGCACGCCGGCGACGTCGCGCAGCGGCGTCGCCTTGGCCCGCCGCTCCTCGACCGGCCGGGACGGCTCGCCCTCGAAGTCGACGATGATGAGGTCGTCCTGGGAGGCGAGCACCTGGCCGAGATGGTAATCGCCGTGGATGCGGGTCTTGTGGGCCCCGACCGGATCGAGGCGCCCGAGCCGGGTGATCAGCGCCTCGATCTCCTCGCGGGCGGCGAGGATCGCCGCGGCCGCCTCGCGGGCGCTCGCGGAGGCCGTGGCGGGGATGCCCGCGACGCCGCGCATCGCCTTCTCGCCCTGGCGGCGGGTATCGGCGACGAGGGCGGCGAGGTCCTCCGCCGTGAAGGGCTCGGCCGCGAAGGCCGGGTCGTCGGTCTCCATCGCGAAGGCGCGGTGCATCTCGGCGGTGCGCTGGCCGAGCAGGCTCGCCCAGCGCAGGTGGGTGCCGAAGACCTCCTCGGGCGCCTGCGCCTCGCTCTCGGGCACGAGCACGATCGCGTCGAGGTCGCGGCGCAGGTACTCGCGCATCAGCGCCCACGCGTCGCCCTGGTTGCGCACGAAGGCCTGCAGCAGGGCGAGCGCCGTGCGGGTGCCGTCCCGGCCGACATGCTCGACCGTGCCGAGGAGCGCCGGCGTGTTGCGGAACCCCGTCACCTCGGTGAGGAAGCGGCCGACCTCGACCTCGGGATGGGTCCCGGTCTGGAGGCGGCGCAGGAGCTTCAGCATCAGCCGCGAGCCGAAGGCGATCGAGGTGTTGCTCTGCTCGGCCGAGAGCCGGCGGATGTCGGCCGGGTCGAGGTCGAGATCCGGGTCGAAGAGCGAGGTGGCGCGGAATTCGAGCCGCCCCTCCTCGGAGGGCAGGTCGCGGCCCTCCCGCATCCCGTCGACGACCGCGAGGGCGAAGTCCGGCGAGGAGGCCGCCCCGTACAGGAGGCCCATCCGCGGCCCGCGCCGCACCCGCGCGACGGCGTGGTCGAGGAGCGCCTCGTCCTCCCGGCCCTCGTCCACCGCGAGCGGCGTGAAGTATTCCTGGCGCTCGCCGCTCGAGAGCGACACGGACAGGCGCGGCAGCAGGTAGCCGCTCCGGCCCGAGCGGGCGGGCAGGACGGCGCTGTCGACGACCTGCACCTGCCGGATGCGCGAGCCCTTGGCCCCGAACCAGCGCCGCGAGCCGATGAAGCGCGGCGCCACCGTGCGCTCGAAGGCCTGCCGCTCGCGGCCCTGGATCAGGGTCTCGACGCCCCCGGTGAGCACGAGGGTGAAGAGTTCGGGCGCCTCCTGGCGCGGCGCCGCCTCGGCGTGGCCCTGCGCCAGCTTGAACCAGTAGAAGCCGTAGGCCGGCAGCGTCAGCAGGTAGGGCAGGTCGCCGATCGGCGGGAAGGAGGTGCCGCCCGTGAGCTCCACCGGCACCGCCGTGCGCAGCTCCGAGAGGTCGAGCTGCACCGCCTGCGGCGCCCGCGAAAGGTTGGCGACGCAGAGCACCTTCTCGTCGTCGAACTCACGCAGCCAGGCCAGCACCTTGCGGTTGTCCGGGTAGAGGAAGCGCAGCGTGCCGCGGCCGAGCGAGCGGTGGTTGTTGCGGATGGCGATCATCCGCCGCGTCCAGTTGAGCAGGCTGGTCTGGGCGCGGCTATGGGCCTCGACGTTGACGGCGTCGAAGCCGTAGATCGGGTCCTGGATGGTGGGCAGGAACAGGCGCGCCGGGTCGGCGCGGGAGAAGCCGCCGTTCCGGTCGGGCGACCATTGCATCGGGGTGCGCACCCCGTCGCGGTCGCCCAGGTAGATGTTGTCGCCCATCCCGATCTCGTCGCCGTAATAGAGCACCGGGGTCCCGGGCATCGACAGCAGCAGGAACTTCATCAACTCGATCTTGCGCCGATCGTTCTCCAGCAGGGGCGCGAGGCGGCGGCGGATGCCGAGGTTGATGCGGGCGCGGCGGTCGGCGGCGTAGAAGCTCCAGAGGTAGTCCCGCTCCTTGTCGGTGACCATCTCGAGCGTCAGCTCGTCGTGGTTGCGCAGGAAGATCGCCCATTGGCAGCCCTCCGGGATCTCCGGCGTCTGCCGCATGATATCGGTGATCGGGTGCCGGTCCTCCTGCGCGATCGCCATGTACATCCGCGGCATCAGGGGAAAGTGGAACGCCATGTGGCACTCGTCCCCGTCGCCGAAGTACTGCGCGGTCTCCTCGGGCCACTGGTTGGCCTCGGCGAGCAGCATGCGGTCCGGGTAGCCGGCGTCGAGGGCGGCGCGGATCTTCTTGATGACGTCGTGCGTCTCGGAGAGGTTCTCGCAGTTCGTGTCCTCGCGCTCGATCAGGTAGGGGATCGCGTCGAGGCGCAGGCCGTCCACCCCCATGTCGAGCCAGTAGCGCATCACCTCGATCACCGCCTCCAGCACGCGCGGATTGTCGAAGTTCAGATCCGGCTGGTGCGAGTAGAAGCGGTGCCAGTAATAGGCCTTGGCGACCGGGTCCCAGGTCCAGTTCGAGGCCTCGGTGTCGAGGAAGATGATGCGCGTGTCGCGGTACTTCTCGTCCGTGTCGGACCAGACGTAGAAGTCGCGCCACTTGGAGCCCTTGGGGGCGCTGCGGGCGCGCTGGAACCAGGGGTGCTGGTCCGAGGTGTGGTTGATGACGAGCTCGGTGATGACGCGCAGGCCGCGCTCGTGCGCCTCGCGGACGAAGCGCCGGAAATCGCGCATCGTGCCGTAGGACGGGTTGATGCCCTTGTAGTCGGCGATGTCGTAGCCGTCGTCCCGCAGCGGCGAGGGGTAGAACGGCATCACCCAGATCGCCGTCACCCCGAGGTCGCGGATGTAGTCGAGCTTGGCGGTCAGGCCGTCGAAGTCGCCGATGCCGTCGTTGTTGGCGTCGAAGAAGGATTTGACGTGGACCTGGTAGATGATGGCGTCACGGTACCATTGCGGATCGCTGCGATCGATCATCGCGTCAGAGCCTCGTTCGACCGGGTTCCGTGCGCCGCGCGGGGACGGTCTCGTCCCGCATGAGCGCCTCTCGCCGGGAGGGAGTTCGGGAAACGACGGGTGCGGGTCGGCTCAGGGCGGGGGCCGCCGCGAGCCGCGAGCGGGTCGTGCTGCCACGCGCGGCCTCAGACCGCAACCCGGCGCAGCCGCCAGATCACGACCGAGCGCTCGGCCGGGTCGAGGGCGATGCGGTGGGTCCTGCCGCGCAGCTGGAACTTGTAGCCGAGCAGCAGGTCCTCGACCTCGACGGCGCCGTCGTCCGGCAGGCCGAATTCCCAGAGCGGCACGTCGTAGCTGCATTCCTGCCGGTTCCTCGGGTCGAGATTGACCATGACGAACACCGCGTTGTCCCGCTCCGGCGTCGCCCGCAGGTAGGCGAGGATCTGGTCGTTCCAGGCCGGCGTGAACACCACGTTCCGGAAGTCCCAGAGCGCCGGATTCTCCCGGCGGATGCGGTTGAGCTTGATGATGTGGTCGCGGATGTGGCCGGGCCGGTCGTAGTCCCAGGCCTTGATCTCGTACTTCTCGGAATCGAGGTATTCCTCCTTGCCGGGGATCGGGGTGCCCTCGCAGAGCTCGAAGCCGTTGTAGATCCCGTAGACGCTCGACAGGGTGGCGGCGAGCGTGCCGCGCACGATGAAGCCCGGCCGCCCGCTCGTCTGCAGGTAGAACGGGTTGATGTCCGGCGTGTTGGCGAAGAAGTTCGGGCGGTAGTACTCGCCCATCTCGCCGGCGAGTTCCTCGGAGTAGCTGGTCAGCTCCTGCTTCGTGTTGCGCCATGTGAAGTAGGTGTAGCTCTGCTGGAAGCCCGCCTTGGCCAGCTTCTTCATCATCTTCGGCCGGGTGAAGGCCTCGGCGAGGAAGAGCACGTCGGGGTAGCGGTCGTTGATGTCGCGGATCATCCAGTCCCAGAACGGGATCGGCTTGGTGTGCGGGTTGTCGACCCGGAAGATGCGCACCCCCAGCTCGACCCAGACGAGCACGGTGTCGCGCAGCGTCAGCCAGAGCGAGGGCAGGCTGCCCTCCCGGTAGAAGTCGACGTTGACGATGTCCTCGTACTTCTTGGGCGGGTTCTCCGCGTACTTGATGCTGCCGTCCGGGCGCCAGTCGAACCATTCCGGGTGCTGCGCGATCCAGGGATGGTCGGGCGAGCACTGGATGGCGAAGTCGAGGGCGACCTCCATGCCGTGGGCGTGGCTCGCCGCGACGAGGCGGCGGAAATCGTCGAGCGTGCCGAGCTGCGGGTGGACCGCGTCGTGGCCGCCCTCCTCGGCGCCCACCGCGTAGACCGAGCCGACGTCGCCCTCGCGGGCCCTCAGCGAGTTGTTCTTGCCCTTGCGGTTCTTGCGGCCGATCGGGTGGATCGGCGTGAAGTAGAGCACGTCGAAGCCGAGTTCGCGGATCGCGGGGAGCCGGGCGATCACGTCGTCGAAGGTGCCGTGGCGGTTCGGGTCGCCCGATTGCGAGCGGGGGAAGATCTCGTACCAGGCGGAGAAGCGGGCCGCGAGCCGGTCGGCGAACACTTCCAGCACCACCGGGTAGCGCGAGAGGTTCACCTTCTCGGAATTGCGGTGGATCAGGCGCTGGTGGTCCAGGATGCGGCGGCGCTGCGCGTCGGAGCCCGGCGCGTCGGCGTCGAGGGCGGCGACGAGGCCCCGCAGCGCGTCGGCGTCGCTGCCGTCCGCGAGCTCCGCCGCGCGCCGGACCAGGGCAACGCCCTCGATGGTCTCGAGATGCACGTCGACGCCCGCGAGGCGCTTCTTCTCCAGGCCGCGCAACCAGGACGAGAAGTCGTCGCGCCACGCCTCCACCGTGTACTCGTAGCGGGCATTGCGCAGGAGCGGGAAGGAGCCGCCCCAGCGGTCGTTGTCGATGAACACCATCGGGTCGCGGCGCCACTCGCGCTCGCCGGCCAGCCGCGACAGCACCGCCGCGTTGATGACCTCGTGCCCGTCCGTGAAGATGTCGGCCTCGACCCGCAGGCGCTCGCCCACGACCCGCTTGACCGCGCAGCGGCCCCCGTCGATCTCCGGCGACACCGCCTCGATGACGACGCGCCCCTCCCCGCCCGGCTCGGATTTGCGCCGCTTCGGCGGCACCTGGGCGGCGATGCGCCGGGCCGCCAGGATGTGGACGGCGCCGGGGGGCAGGTCGACCGAGACGTCCGGCCGGAAGGGGAGCGGCGCCGCCTCGGGCGTGAGGTCCTCGAAGGGCCCGAGCTCGCCCCCCGTGCGGGCGATGAGCGGGCCGGGATCGACCGCGACGGCGGCCTCGCCCGGGTTGAACAGCACGATCACCGCGTGGTTCGCCGAGCCCGGATGGCCGGTATCGAGGCGCAGCAGCGCCACGTAGGACGCGTCCGGCGCCGAGAGCCGCCACTGCGCGCCCTCGACGTTGGCGGCCGGCAACTCGGCCCGCAGGCGGTTGACGGCGCCGATGAAGCCCGAGATGTCGATGCCGCTGTCCGGCTCGCGGGAGGCCGGGCTCGTCTCGACCACGTGGAGCGGCTGCCGGTAGCCCCACTCGTAGCCGATCGGCATCAGCACCCCGGCCGAGAAGAAGGCCGCCAGCGCGTAGCGGGTCTTGAGCCGCCGCGCCACCGCCTCCGGCCCCCCCGCCACCCCGGCGGCGAGCCGGGCCATGTCGTGATTCTCCGGGAAGGCGATCGAGGGCGCGAGGATGCGCAGGCGGTCGTACTGCTCCAGCGCCCAGGGCGCCTTCAGGTCCCACCACGCGAAGCTGTTGAACAGGTAGTCGAAGCCGGCGCCCGCGGTGGCGCGGGCCTCCTCGAAGGTGCAGCCGAGCGTCTCGGCCGCGAAGAGCACCGCGTGGTCGCGGCCCTTCGCGGCGCCGATCAGCGCGCGCCAGACCTCCGGGGGCACCTTGTAGGCGGCGTCGCAGCGGAAGCCCCGCACGCCGAGCCCCTGCAGCCGGGCGACGTAGCGGTCCCAGAACCCGGTCAGCGCGGCGCGCGGGCCCTCCGCGTGGTAGTCGAACTCGGCGAGGTCGCCCCAGACCGTCACCTTGCTCGGGTCGTCCGGGTCGACCGCGGCCGGGCTCACCGGGGTGCCGGTCGCGTCGCGCAGGAAGAGGTCGGGCCGCTCGCGCACGAGGCGCCCGTCATTGGCCGCGTGGTTGACGACGAGGTCGGTCATCACCCGCAGGCCGGATTCGGCCGCCGCGGCCACGAAGCGGCGGATCTGCTCGTCGTCCGGCGCGCCGTCCGGGTCGCGGAAGCGGTCGTCGAGCCGGTCGGGATCGGCCACCGCGTAGAGCGAGCCCGAGCCGCCGGTCTGGTGGAACGGGTTGAGGTAGACCCAGTCGAACCCCATCGCGGCGATGCGCGGCAGCTCCGCGGTCCAGTCCCGCACCCGCCCGACGAGGAGCGGGAACAGGTTGTAGATGCGGGGGCCCGTGGCGGGCGGCGCGAGGGTGGCGGGCAGCGGCGTCACGGCGCGCTCGGCGGGCGTGGTGCTGGTGCGGGGTGCGTTCATCGGACCGATCCTGCCTGCAACCTCTCTGGAGCCTCGCATCGTGTGCCGCACGGCCGCGACGCCGCCGTGACCTTGGCCGGGGCGGGATTCGGCGCGGTTCCGCCCTCCCCCGGCCGGGGCAGGGTCCTGGAATCCTGGAATCCCCCGGGATTCTCGAATCCCCTGGGATCCTGGAATCCCCGCCCCGCTCCCGTCCGGGAGGGGGCGCCCGCGTCCGAACCCCGGCCGCGGCTCAACTCGATGCCGTTACCCGCCGCAGGACCGCGACGGGAAGCCTCCGGAAGAGGCGGTCGAGCGGAAGACGCCCGCCCTCCTCCCTCAGTTCCTCTCCGGTGACGAGATCGCGCCAGCGGCTGCCCTCCGGAACCGGGAGCGCGCTGCCGGCGAAGGCCCCGGCCAGGCGCGGCAGGTCGCCCGCCGCCTCGTCCTGCAGCAGGCTCTCCACGTGGCGCGGCAGCGCCACCAGGAGCTCGCCCCCGCCCGCCGCCTCGCCGCGCAGGAAGGCGAAGGCCTGCCCGGCGCGCGGCCCCTCCGCGGCGAGCGGCCGGTAATCGGCCTGCGCGTAGAAGCCCGGCGCCGCGGCGCGGTCGGCGAGGAGGCGCGCCAGCACCGCCTGCTTGATCCGCCCGTCCGGCCAGTGCGCCAGCATCTCCTCGACCGAGCCGCCCTCGGCGAGCGCCCGCGCCCGGGCCGCGTAGTCGACCGGGCGGCGGTTGTCGGGATCGACGAAGGAGAAGTCCCAGAACTCCGTGCCCTGGTAGGTGTCGGGCAGGCCCGGCAGGGTGCATTTCAGCGCCGTGCGGGCGAGCCCGGTCACCATGCCGATGCGGGCGAGCCGGGCCGCGAACGGCCGCAACGCCGTGAGGAAGGCGGAATCCGGGGCGATCAGCGCGTCGAGGAGCCGCGCCACCGCGCCCTCGTAGGCCTCGTCGACGTTGACCCAGCTCGACCAGCGCTTGCTCTCGCGCAGGGCCTTCTCCGCGTAGGTCCCGAGCCGCCCGCGGAACGCCGCCACCGCGCCCGCGTCGGAGACGTCCTCCAGGAGTTCGAGGGGCCACGCCCCCAGGATGGCCTGGAGGAGCATCCACTGGTCGTTGGCGTCCGGCGCCGGCTCGCCCTCGACCTCGCCGAGATGCGGCCCGGCGATCTCCCGCCAGCGCGCCCACTCGGCCCGCCACGCCTCGGGCATCGCCGAGAGGGCGAGCAGCCGGGCGCGGGCATCCTCGCCGCGCTTGGTGTCGTGGGTCGCCGTGGCGATCTGGGCGTTCGGCCAATCGCGGGCGCGGGCGGCCTGGAGGGCGTGGAAATGCTCCGCCGCAAGCCCGTACTCGCCGGGATCCCCGCCCACCTCGTTGAGCGCGAGGAGTTCGACGTAGCGGTAGAACAGCGTGTCCTCCAGGCTCTTGGCCATGACCGGGCCGGTCAGCTGCTGGAAGCGGCGGCGCACGCGGCGCACGATTTCGGGCGAGGGCCGGCCCGGGCCGTCGGTGTCGATGCGCCCCAGCAGCACGCCCTGGGCGAAGTCGTGCACCGAGCGGTCCGGCAGCCGCGAGTGCCGCTTGGCCCGGCGCACCGCCCCCTCGATCAGCCGCACGTCCTCCGGCTCCAGGTCGCCCTCGTCGAGGTCCTGGGGCATGTAGCTGCGATAGACCGGGAACCGCGCCACGATCTCGGTCAGGGCCTGGCGCAGGGCGTTGACCGAGAAGTCGCGGGTGCGCCGGTCGGCGTCGGCCACGCGCTTGAGGTCGGAGGTCAGCACCTCGAGCTCGCTCGCGAAGCTCGTCTCCAGGATCTCGGCCTTCACCTGGCGCAGGAGCAGGCCGTAGGACTCGTCGGTGCCGGTCGCCTCCGCGTAGAGGGCGCGCACCGCCTCCTGCTTCGCGCGGTCGACGAAGAGCCCGTCGATCTGGTTGAGCACGTCGTAGCCGGTAGTACCCGCGACCGGCCATGGCCGCAGGCGCTCGCCGGGCTCCAGGATCTTCTCCACCACGATGTAGAAACCCGGCCCCACGGCGGCCTGGAGGGCGCGCACGTAGCCGGCCGGGTCGGCGAGGCCGTCGATGTGGTCGATGCGCAGGCCGTCGATCCGCCCCTCGCGGATGTGGCGGAACAGCATGGCGTGGGCGCCCTCGAACACCGCCGGGCGCTCGACCCGCAGGCCCGCGAGCGAGTTCACGTCGAAGAAGCGGCGGTAGTTGATGTCGCTCGCCGCGACCCGCCAATGGGCGAGCCGGTAGGATTGCGCCTCCAGGATGCGGTGGAGCGCCCCGAAACTGTCGGGGTGGCCCTTGAAGCCGTTCACCAGGGTCACGGCCCGGTCGATGGCGTGGCGCAGCTCCGGGGCGTGCGCCACCGCCTCGGCGAGGCGCTGCTTGAGGCCGTCGGCCTCGGCCGGGAAGCCCGCGAGGCGCGCCTCCTCGGTCTCCTCGCTCATCCGCCGCAGGCGCTCGGAGATCGACAGCACGGTCGCGGCGGCCTCGTCCCCGGCCTCCGGCAGGGCCGCGAGCGCCCGGTCGAGGATGATCGGGTAGCTGAGCGGGGAGATCGGGAATTTGTGCTCGTAGTGCCAGACCGAGAAGCCGCCCTCGGCCGGGTCGAAGGTGAGCGTGAGGTCGCCCTTCTCCAGCGCCTCGCCGTAGCGGGTGCCGAGGAAGGGCACGACGAGCTTGTTGTGGGCGCCGAGGCGCTCCCAATCGATGTCGAAGGCCTGCGCGGCGGGCGAGAGCGGCCCCCATTCGAGGACCGAGAGCCACCAGGGATTGTCGGCGCCGCCGACCCCCATGTGGTTGGGCACGATGTCGAGCAGGAGCTTCAGGCCGTGCGCCTTCAGGGCGTCGCTGAAGCGGATGAAGGCCTCCTCGCCGCCGAGTTCCGGGTTGATCTCGCGGTGGTCGACGATGTCATAGCCGTGGGTCGAGCCGGGCCGGGCCTTGTGGATCGGCGAGGCGTAGACGTGGCTGATCCCGATCCCGGCGAGGTAGGG
This window harbors:
- the treS gene encoding maltose alpha-D-glucosyltransferase, with translation MIDRSDPQWYRDAIIYQVHVKSFFDANNDGIGDFDGLTAKLDYIRDLGVTAIWVMPFYPSPLRDDGYDIADYKGINPSYGTMRDFRRFVREAHERGLRVITELVINHTSDQHPWFQRARSAPKGSKWRDFYVWSDTDEKYRDTRIIFLDTEASNWTWDPVAKAYYWHRFYSHQPDLNFDNPRVLEAVIEVMRYWLDMGVDGLRLDAIPYLIEREDTNCENLSETHDVIKKIRAALDAGYPDRMLLAEANQWPEETAQYFGDGDECHMAFHFPLMPRMYMAIAQEDRHPITDIMRQTPEIPEGCQWAIFLRNHDELTLEMVTDKERDYLWSFYAADRRARINLGIRRRLAPLLENDRRKIELMKFLLLSMPGTPVLYYGDEIGMGDNIYLGDRDGVRTPMQWSPDRNGGFSRADPARLFLPTIQDPIYGFDAVNVEAHSRAQTSLLNWTRRMIAIRNNHRSLGRGTLRFLYPDNRKVLAWLREFDDEKVLCVANLSRAPQAVQLDLSELRTAVPVELTGGTSFPPIGDLPYLLTLPAYGFYWFKLAQGHAEAAPRQEAPELFTLVLTGGVETLIQGRERQAFERTVAPRFIGSRRWFGAKGSRIRQVQVVDSAVLPARSGRSGYLLPRLSVSLSSGERQEYFTPLAVDEGREDEALLDHAVARVRRGPRMGLLYGAASSPDFALAVVDGMREGRDLPSEEGRLEFRATSLFDPDLDLDPADIRRLSAEQSNTSIAFGSRLMLKLLRRLQTGTHPEVEVGRFLTEVTGFRNTPALLGTVEHVGRDGTRTALALLQAFVRNQGDAWALMREYLRRDLDAIVLVPESEAQAPEEVFGTHLRWASLLGQRTAEMHRAFAMETDDPAFAAEPFTAEDLAALVADTRRQGEKAMRGVAGIPATASASAREAAAAILAAREEIEALITRLGRLDPVGAHKTRIHGDYHLGQVLASQDDLIIVDFEGEPSRPVEERRAKATPLRDVAGVLRSFAYGGETVTREIVSRFAEAEDRTVAAVAAWRGLIEGAFLEAYGHTVRGSRAAVADDVTHERLLRLCLLNKALYEIDYEANNRPDWIEIPARGVLSLLDQMRKVPE
- a CDS encoding maltotransferase domain-containing protein, giving the protein MNAPRTSTTPAERAVTPLPATLAPPATGPRIYNLFPLLVGRVRDWTAELPRIAAMGFDWVYLNPFHQTGGSGSLYAVADPDRLDDRFRDPDGAPDDEQIRRFVAAAAESGLRVMTDLVVNHAANDGRLVRERPDLFLRDATGTPVSPAAVDPDDPSKVTVWGDLAEFDYHAEGPRAALTGFWDRYVARLQGLGVRGFRCDAAYKVPPEVWRALIGAAKGRDHAVLFAAETLGCTFEEARATAGAGFDYLFNSFAWWDLKAPWALEQYDRLRILAPSIAFPENHDMARLAAGVAGGPEAVARRLKTRYALAAFFSAGVLMPIGYEWGYRQPLHVVETSPASREPDSGIDISGFIGAVNRLRAELPAANVEGAQWRLSAPDASYVALLRLDTGHPGSANHAVIVLFNPGEAAVAVDPGPLIARTGGELGPFEDLTPEAAPLPFRPDVSVDLPPGAVHILAARRIAAQVPPKRRKSEPGGEGRVVIEAVSPEIDGGRCAVKRVVGERLRVEADIFTDGHEVINAAVLSRLAGEREWRRDPMVFIDNDRWGGSFPLLRNARYEYTVEAWRDDFSSWLRGLEKKRLAGVDVHLETIEGVALVRRAAELADGSDADALRGLVAALDADAPGSDAQRRRILDHQRLIHRNSEKVNLSRYPVVLEVFADRLAARFSAWYEIFPRSQSGDPNRHGTFDDVIARLPAIRELGFDVLYFTPIHPIGRKNRKGKNNSLRAREGDVGSVYAVGAEEGGHDAVHPQLGTLDDFRRLVAASHAHGMEVALDFAIQCSPDHPWIAQHPEWFDWRPDGSIKYAENPPKKYEDIVNVDFYREGSLPSLWLTLRDTVLVWVELGVRIFRVDNPHTKPIPFWDWMIRDINDRYPDVLFLAEAFTRPKMMKKLAKAGFQQSYTYFTWRNTKQELTSYSEELAGEMGEYYRPNFFANTPDINPFYLQTSGRPGFIVRGTLAATLSSVYGIYNGFELCEGTPIPGKEEYLDSEKYEIKAWDYDRPGHIRDHIIKLNRIRRENPALWDFRNVVFTPAWNDQILAYLRATPERDNAVFVMVNLDPRNRQECSYDVPLWEFGLPDDGAVEVEDLLLGYKFQLRGRTHRIALDPAERSVVIWRLRRVAV
- a CDS encoding malto-oligosyltrehalose synthase, which translates into the protein MAVSEDVVARLADLAGVAASYTDAFGQRVETPLEVRCGVLAAMGLPCGTEEEARASLARVEALRRGLVPPLLPVEARRASRVPVRARGGGSLTWRLVDERGSARDGRALVAAGDADSGFDLPPLTPGYHRLSVGLGEQRAEATVIAAPHRCWRPRALGEEGARDWGLAVQLYGMRSAGNLGIGTYADAARAASDAGARGAAFLGLSPVHALFPSDRHKVSPYSPSSRLFLETLYIDPAAVPGFAGSRAAALLEERRPEIARLRDAALVDHAGVWEVLGPVLDALWQESRARAGRDTDFLAFRAAGGESLEAHASFDALSEHFRRQGAHWLGEWPEPYRRNGTPEVRAFVRENPERIAFYAWLQFLADRQLAEAAAAAQASGMRLGLYRDLAVGADRGGSEVWSHPERFAAGLSIGAPPDLLAPSGQDWGLPPFDPLALERDGLAAFRALVQANMRHAGAIRIDHAFQLARLYLIPLGRGARNGAYVAMPFGPMLAVLRLESHRAKCLVIAEDLGTAPEGFSDALMQAGILSYRILAFERGEGGSFKSPGAYPRDALCAITTHDLPTFVGWWRGVDTDLRQSLGLYDAERAEGERAERVTERRRLSEALHGENLQPGAEPPDQPPFDAAARYLARAPSVLTAVQYEDVLGEVSQANMPGITDGYPNWRRKLDRDLDAIAAPGGPLAKLAASLASEDRGPRSGAARLASEPPRATYRLQFHKDFTFDDAVGIVPYLAGIGISHVYASPIHKARPGSTHGYDIVDHREINPELGGEEAFIRFSDALKAHGLKLLLDIVPNHMGVGGADNPWWLSVLEWGPLSPAAQAFDIDWERLGAHNKLVVPFLGTRYGEALEKGDLTLTFDPAEGGFSVWHYEHKFPISPLSYPIILDRALAALPEAGDEAAATVLSISERLRRMSEETEEARLAGFPAEADGLKQRLAEAVAHAPELRHAIDRAVTLVNGFKGHPDSFGALHRILEAQSYRLAHWRVAASDINYRRFFDVNSLAGLRVERPAVFEGAHAMLFRHIREGRIDGLRIDHIDGLADPAGYVRALQAAVGPGFYIVVEKILEPGERLRPWPVAGTTGYDVLNQIDGLFVDRAKQEAVRALYAEATGTDESYGLLLRQVKAEILETSFASELEVLTSDLKRVADADRRTRDFSVNALRQALTEIVARFPVYRSYMPQDLDEGDLEPEDVRLIEGAVRRAKRHSRLPDRSVHDFAQGVLLGRIDTDGPGRPSPEIVRRVRRRFQQLTGPVMAKSLEDTLFYRYVELLALNEVGGDPGEYGLAAEHFHALQAARARDWPNAQIATATHDTKRGEDARARLLALSAMPEAWRAEWARWREIAGPHLGEVEGEPAPDANDQWMLLQAILGAWPLELLEDVSDAGAVAAFRGRLGTYAEKALRESKRWSSWVNVDEAYEGAVARLLDALIAPDSAFLTALRPFAARLARIGMVTGLARTALKCTLPGLPDTYQGTEFWDFSFVDPDNRRPVDYAARARALAEGGSVEEMLAHWPDGRIKQAVLARLLADRAAAPGFYAQADYRPLAAEGPRAGQAFAFLRGEAAGGGELLVALPRHVESLLQDEAAGDLPRLAGAFAGSALPVPEGSRWRDLVTGEELREEGGRLPLDRLFRRLPVAVLRRVTASS